Proteins found in one Zea mays cultivar B73 chromosome 1, Zm-B73-REFERENCE-NAM-5.0, whole genome shotgun sequence genomic segment:
- the LOC100280973 gene encoding cortical cell-delineating protein precursor codes for MAARLALLILATTFLLSAAADGGSTNCPSPPMTPTPTTPQPPPSDGGGGGGGNGSAGSCPIDALKLEVCANVLNLLRLNIGVPDDEQCCPLLQGLADLDAAVCLCLAIRANILGIVLNVPIDLTLLLNYCHKDRVASFTCPA; via the coding sequence ATGGCTGCGAGGCTTGCGCTCCTCATCCTTGCCACGACcttcctcctctccgccgccgcgGACGGGGGCAGCACCAACTGCCCGTCGCCGCCAATGACCCCGACCCCGACGACGCCACAGCCTCCTCCGTCcgacgggggcgggggcgggggtggTAACGGCTCCGCCGGCAGCTGCCCGATCGACGCGCTGAAGCTCGAGGTGTGCGCGAACGTGCTGAACCTGCTGAGGCTGAACATCGGCGTGCCAGACGACGAGCAGTGCTGCCCGTTGCTGCAGGGGCTCGCCGACCTCGACGCCGCCGTCTGCCTCTGCCTCGCCATCAGGGCCAACATTCTCGGCATCGTGCTCAACGTCCCCATCGACCTCACCCTCCTGCTCAACTACTGCCACAAGGACCGCGTCGCCAGCTTCACCTGCCCGGCGTGA